Proteins found in one Aquibium microcysteis genomic segment:
- a CDS encoding alpha/beta hydrolase: protein MPEVIFAGPDGRLEGRYQPSTEKNAPIAIVLHPHPQFGGTMNNKIVYDLFYMFQKRNFTTLRFNFRGIGRSQGEFDHGAGELSDAAAALDWVQSLHPDSKSCWVAGYSFGAWIGMQLLMRRPEIEGFISVAPQPNTYDFSFLAPCPSSGLIIHGDSDKVAPPKDVQGLVDKLHTQKGITITQKTLPGANHFFSNDTDLLISECSDYLDRRLAGELSDARPKRLR, encoded by the coding sequence ATGCCCGAAGTCATTTTCGCCGGACCGGACGGACGCCTCGAGGGCCGCTACCAGCCCTCGACCGAAAAGAATGCGCCGATCGCCATCGTGCTGCACCCGCACCCGCAGTTCGGCGGGACGATGAACAACAAGATCGTCTACGACCTGTTCTACATGTTCCAGAAGCGCAATTTCACGACGCTGCGCTTCAATTTCCGCGGCATCGGCCGCAGCCAGGGCGAGTTCGACCATGGCGCGGGCGAGCTGTCGGACGCCGCCGCAGCACTCGACTGGGTGCAGTCGCTGCATCCGGATTCCAAGAGCTGCTGGGTCGCCGGCTATTCCTTCGGCGCCTGGATCGGCATGCAGCTTCTGATGCGCCGGCCGGAGATCGAGGGTTTCATCTCCGTCGCCCCGCAGCCCAACACCTACGACTTCTCCTTCCTCGCCCCCTGCCCCTCGTCGGGCCTCATCATCCACGGCGATTCCGACAAGGTCGCGCCGCCGAAGGACGTGCAGGGCCTGGTCGACAAGCTGCACACGCAGAAGGGCATCACGATCACGCAGAAGACGCTGCCCGGCGCCAACCACTTCTTCTCAAACGACACCGACCTGCTGATCTCGGAATGCTCGGACTATCTCGACCGGCGGCTCGCCGGCGAATTGTCGGACGCGCGGCCGAAGCGGCTGCGGTAG
- a CDS encoding anhydro-N-acetylmuramic acid kinase — protein MAVKCAIGLMSGTSMDGIDLAVVETDGAEIVRRGPSAFVPYEAAFRRRIEAALTDAKAIGRRDERPGDLADLEREITLRHARAVARFRADFPQTAGRAELVGFHGQTVLHRPEKALTVQLGDGALLSRETGLPVVYDMRANDMVHGGQGAPLVPVYHAALARSLPAQHRLFPVCLVNVGGISNVTFVPETGDPVAFDSGPGNALIDQWVSAEGGVPYDADGMIASEGGVVRAVVDAYLDTPFFARKAPKSLDRNDFTLDLAGGLELADGARTLAAVSAEAILAAAAHMPAQPRLWIVCGGGRRNPHIVSDLRAGAERRGGAVMLAEDVGLDGDAMEAEAWAYLAVRSVLGLPLTFPTTTGCREAVTGGVLAGRRDRGR, from the coding sequence ATGGCGGTCAAATGCGCGATCGGGCTGATGAGCGGCACGTCGATGGACGGCATCGACCTCGCTGTCGTCGAGACCGACGGGGCCGAAATCGTCCGGCGCGGGCCGTCGGCCTTCGTGCCCTACGAAGCGGCCTTCCGCCGCCGCATCGAGGCGGCGCTGACCGACGCGAAGGCGATCGGCCGCCGTGACGAGCGGCCGGGCGACCTGGCCGATCTGGAGCGCGAGATCACCCTGCGCCATGCCCGCGCCGTCGCACGGTTCCGTGCCGACTTTCCGCAGACGGCGGGACGGGCGGAACTCGTCGGCTTCCACGGCCAGACCGTGCTGCACCGGCCGGAGAAGGCCCTGACCGTCCAGCTCGGCGACGGCGCGCTGCTCTCCCGCGAGACCGGCCTGCCGGTGGTCTACGACATGCGCGCCAACGACATGGTCCATGGCGGGCAGGGCGCGCCGCTGGTGCCCGTCTATCACGCCGCGCTCGCTCGCTCGCTGCCGGCGCAGCATCGGCTGTTTCCGGTGTGCCTGGTCAATGTCGGCGGCATCTCCAACGTCACCTTCGTGCCCGAGACCGGCGATCCCGTCGCCTTCGATTCCGGCCCGGGCAATGCCCTGATCGACCAATGGGTCTCGGCCGAAGGCGGCGTGCCCTACGATGCCGACGGCATGATCGCGAGCGAGGGCGGCGTGGTGCGGGCGGTGGTGGACGCCTATCTCGACACCCCGTTCTTTGCCCGCAAGGCGCCGAAATCGCTCGACCGCAACGACTTCACGCTGGACCTTGCCGGGGGGCTGGAACTCGCCGACGGCGCGCGCACGCTGGCCGCGGTCTCGGCCGAGGCGATTCTCGCAGCCGCCGCCCACATGCCGGCACAGCCCCGGCTGTGGATCGTCTGCGGCGGCGGACGCAGGAACCCGCACATCGTGTCGGACCTGCGGGCGGGGGCGGAAAGGCGCGGCGGCGCGGTGATGCTCGCCGAGGACGTCGGGCTCGACGGCGACGCGATGGAGGCGGAGGCCTGGGCCTATCTCGCGGTGCGATCCGTGCTGGGCCTGCCGCTGACCTTTCCGACGACGACGGGGTGCCGGGAGGCGGTGACGGGCGGAGTGCTGGCGGGAAGGCGTGACCGCGGTCGGTGA
- the tyrS gene encoding tyrosine--tRNA ligase — translation MSAFKSDFLRILSERGFIHQLSDETGLDELLARESVTAYIGYDPTASSLHVGHLMQIMMLRWFQQTGHQPISLMGGGTGMVGDPSFKEEARKLMTVETIEENIASIKRCFSRYLDYDKGPKGGALMINNAEWLRPLNYLEFLRDVGRHFSVNRMLSFDSVKTRLDREQSLSFLEFNYMILQAYDFVELNQRYGCRLQMGGSDQWGNIVNGIDLGHRMGTPQLYALTAPLLTTSSGAKMGKSASGAVWLNADLLPVYDFWQYWRNTEDADVVRFLKLFTMLPMDEIARLGALGGSEINEAKKILATEVTALLHGREAAHQAAETARKTFEEGALADTLPSIEVPKAELEAGIGLLSLLVRAGLAGSNGEARRHVQGGAVKINDAAVSDERLMVGSSEITAEGVVKLSLGKKKHILVRPV, via the coding sequence ATGTCCGCCTTCAAGTCCGATTTCCTGCGCATCCTGTCGGAGCGCGGCTTCATTCACCAGCTGTCCGACGAGACGGGGCTGGACGAACTGCTCGCCCGGGAAAGCGTGACGGCCTATATCGGCTACGACCCGACGGCATCGAGCCTGCATGTCGGCCATCTGATGCAGATCATGATGCTGCGCTGGTTCCAGCAGACCGGCCACCAGCCGATCTCGCTGATGGGCGGCGGCACCGGCATGGTCGGCGATCCCTCCTTCAAGGAGGAGGCGCGCAAGCTGATGACGGTCGAGACGATCGAGGAGAACATCGCTTCGATCAAGCGCTGCTTCTCGCGCTATCTCGACTACGACAAGGGGCCGAAGGGCGGCGCCCTGATGATCAACAATGCCGAATGGCTGCGCCCGCTCAACTATCTCGAATTCCTGCGCGACGTCGGCCGGCATTTCTCGGTCAACCGCATGCTGTCCTTCGACAGCGTCAAGACGCGGCTCGACCGCGAGCAGTCGCTGTCCTTCCTCGAATTCAACTACATGATCCTCCAGGCCTACGACTTCGTCGAGCTGAACCAGCGCTACGGCTGCCGGCTGCAGATGGGCGGTTCGGATCAGTGGGGCAACATCGTCAACGGCATCGACCTCGGCCACCGGATGGGGACGCCGCAGCTCTACGCGCTGACGGCGCCGCTGCTGACCACCTCGTCCGGCGCCAAGATGGGCAAGTCCGCCTCGGGCGCCGTCTGGCTCAATGCCGACCTGCTGCCGGTCTACGACTTCTGGCAGTACTGGCGAAACACCGAGGACGCGGACGTCGTGCGCTTCCTGAAGCTCTTCACCATGCTGCCGATGGACGAGATCGCGCGTCTCGGGGCGCTGGGCGGCTCGGAGATCAACGAGGCGAAGAAGATCCTCGCCACGGAAGTGACCGCGCTGCTGCACGGGCGCGAAGCAGCCCACCAGGCTGCCGAGACGGCCCGCAAGACCTTCGAGGAAGGCGCGCTGGCCGATACGCTGCCGTCGATCGAGGTGCCGAAGGCCGAACTCGAAGCCGGCATCGGTCTGTTGTCGCTCCTCGTCCGCGCCGGCCTCGCCGGCTCCAACGGCGAGGCGCGACGGCACGTGCAGGGCGGCGCAGTGAAGATCAACGACGCCGCGGTGTCGGACGAGCGCCTTATGGTCGGCAGCAGCGAGATCACCGCCGAGGGCGTGGTCAAGCTGTCGCTCGGCAAGAAGAAGCACATCCTGGTCCGCCCTGTCTGA